DNA sequence from the Malus domestica chromosome 06, GDT2T_hap1 genome:
TTAAGCCACATTTCAAGCCCCGAGGCTTCCAAAAAATTATGAAGACaaggaaattaattttttcttacctagaAGCAATGAGAAGACGAAGCAAGCAATGAAAGACAATCCTTTACACGGGCAatatgtagaagattgctagagggggaacaaatatcctctaagctctctttctctctcttgtagggtaaaataaattgctctccaaagttgatttaataatccacttaaggtggacttaaataggctttgagataaatttatttccttttcctagaaggatctaatttcctattaaaagagagaatcatcatcaaaataggaaacaattcAAAGTTTCCTAaggcaagaaaatctctacacctgttgcccttttttgtgagcagcccaacaggtgtgggggcatttgtggggccaaaaataatcacaaggcaacaTGTGAATTCTTGGACAagagaggacaaaaatacccttgaggtacatCGAGATTCATACGCACGAGCAGCAGGCAATCatccttcaaccaagtcaaaaatgcccaaaaaaggtaacaattcaaaatccatctcatcaaatcccttttacaaggtaattcccaaaacctaTCTCATTCTATATATTTTTACCTCTTTTTCCCTCTTTTAGCTAAACAATTAAGCTATCATTACATAACCTCCCAAAAACATTCCttttattatgttaattagccaattagtatatttattcctaatcaatatattaattgctaattaaATCACCAAATAACATCCAAAATATACCTAAAGGGTCGGCCACTCTTTCTCCAAAGAGGACTGGCCATGCCCTATAAATATTACCCacttttctctaaaaacctaggttcacactcttgcaaaattccaaaaactctctaaacatctttctctctaaattctaactttggcatcgaaggttcttcggccaaagtccctcccccccattcatcatgggcgcgtgcggctcttggccttgaccctaaggtgttaattgttttgtaggtgcaattttgtccaagaacaaggaggaagaaatttgcatccatagtACTTTTGTTTGTAATGCTTcaggcataagtcttcgaatgaagatcatggcgtaggcttattcagctcttccatgtCATTGTTGGCATCAATGGTTTcttagcttcttgatagtcaagtggagattcacatcTTGCAACCCACATAAAGTAGTTTTTATTAGAAACATCCAAATAAgggaaaatcaaacttgtgatgGTACAATAATCCACTaaattggagggaacaagattatgattggtgctatgagaatgaatcatccataagcatcaaagttagaacattctaGTTCTaggacatggttttcatgaaaaacgtagGGTTTTCATAGGTGTattattttatgaaaacttcggggtttcaaaggcactaaatttgaaactacaagttcaatttagtttatgaacgtttagttcataaaagagaggttcatgcaagaacacaaaatgcaatatgctgatttaagtgtaatggatttgaggttcttcgggaacttaaATGTGAGAGCTTCGGGACCatgaaagtataaaaataaattattgaatcgttaatatccaaaagtgatcttcaggtgaataattttggattcattatcagattaatggactgcatgtcacttttaattaatttaataaatcgGGCCATACGGGGTCGATtatagaagcaaaaataatattaacatatGGGTTAAAAATGATTTAGAATGCTAAAATAATAGCATTTGGGTCGAAAATATTGCCCCATGAATAATTGGGCTCGGGTTGGGTGCCTTGAGTAAGAGGCAGGGCCCTAAAAGGCCTCGGGAGTGGGCTACaggtaggcctggcaattcctgacatgaCCCAATAacttgacacgacacgacacgaaattaacaagtGTTcgagtcgacacgataacgaatcgggtcgttatcgggtaacccgataagcacctgttaagataacgggttggttcgggtatacacgtgggtaacacaaTACACGATAagtaaaatatttaataattttataaccctaaaaatatactttaataattatatatattaatttaacaattttatacccctaaaaactataattatatatatattaaattaaatattaaaaattggtgaccattggatcggcttaaatatacatactattcaatttcttaagtgttatacgtacaaaataaataaatttaaatctacttaataaatatatatatatacataccattgaacttgatgggatacaaattctacgaaactaatttcaacgatccaaccgtcaaacttatttgtatatgcttcgagattgaatcatcaaaaaattgcaaaaaacaaacattcagatatcaagtaacgggacagaACTTTTTtacgattataaaaaaaaaatcacgatttaacggttattttaactccgattttgatgattttttatagctacactccttgaccctatatgaatacaatgaatgaattcgatcttcaatttaaaatatttacactagtggatatacttaatgaaagtatgaataaactcttaagtgttagtgaatctattgttttgatgggatacgcattctacgaaactaatttcaacgatccaacatataaacttgtttgtatatgcttcaagatcgcatacgccaaaaaatcgcaaaaaacaaacattcataaatcaagtaacaggacaaaacttttcgacggttatcaacgaaaaatcacgatttaacaattattttaactccgattttgatgattttttacatccacactccttgaccctacaCGAATACAATggatgaactcgatcttcaatttaaaatatttacaccagtggataccacaaaatcttatgttataattaatgaaagtataaataaactcttaagtattaatgaatctactgttttgatatgatatgcattctacgaaactagtttcaatgatcgaaccgtcaaacatgtttgtatatacttcgagatcgcatacaccaaaaattgcaaaaaacaaacatttagagattaagtaacgggacaaaacgttttgacggttatcaacaaaaaatcacgaattaacggttattttaactccgattttgatgattttttacagctacactgcttgaccctatatgaatacaatgaatgaatttgatcttcaatttaaaatatttacactagtggatactacaaaatcttatgttatacttaatgagattataaataaactctaagtgttagtgaatctatcgttttgatgggatacgcattctccgaaactaatttcaatgatccaaccatcaaacttgtttgtatatgcttcaagatcagatacgccaaaaatcacataaaacaaacattcaaagatcaagtaacaggacaaaacttttcgacgattatcaaagaaaaatcacgatttagcgattattttaactccaattttgatgattttttacagctacactctttgaccttatatgaatataatgaatgaactcaatcttcaatttaaaatatttacactagtggataccacaaaatcttatgatatacttaatggaagcatgaataaactcttaaatgttagtgaatctattgttttgatgggatacacattctatgaaactaatttcaacgatccaaccatcaaacttgtttgtatatgcttcgagatcgcatcagcaaaaactcgtaaaaaacaaacattcagagatcaagtaacaggacaaaacttttcgacggttattaacgagaaatcacgatttaacggttattttaaatcagatttggatgatttttttacagctacactccttgaccctatatgaatacaatgaatgaactcgatcttcaatttaaaatatttacactagtggataccacaaaatcttatgttttacttaatgaaagtatgaataaactcttaagtgttagtgaatctattgttttgatgggatacacattctatgaaactagtttcaacgatccaactgtcaaacatgtttgtatatacttcgagattacatacgccaaaaattgcaaaaaacaaacattcagagatcaagtaatgggacaaaagttttcgacggttataaacaaaaaattacaatttaatggttattttaactctgattttgacaattttttacagctacactccttgaccctatttgaatacaatgaatgaacctgatcttcaatttaaaatatttacactagtggatactaaaaaatcttatgttatacttaatgaaagtataaataaactctaagtgttattgaatctatcgttttgatgggatacgcattctacgaaactagtttcaacaatccaacagTCAACCTTGTTTGTACATGCTTCAGGATCggatacgccaaaaattgcaaaaaacaaacatttagagatcaagtaacaggacaaaacttttcaacggttatcaatgaaaaatcacaatttaatggttattttaactccgattttgatgattttttacagctacactccttgaccctatatgaatacaatgaataaattcgatcttcaatttaaaatatatacactagtggataccagaaaatcttatgtcatgatgatcgatgaaaattaaggattttgtaaaaggaaaaaCATGCAAGCTTtaagttccattggcaaggtttaaacttttgagaaaggcttcacaatcttgaaaacaaaaactctttcattttgcatatccttgcacatttaatattttgtaatagactagtagtgtatggatgtttgtttattaggctcttattttcgagtgtagatgtagtacttaaatgacaaatgtattttaatgttttgaagtaatatttatgtggtaatgtgtggtatgtgcaaatttaagaagaaaaaaaatatatttttcttaacgggtcataacgagTCGGGTCaatttacccgttgggtaaagtgacccaaaCCTATTAAGGACCctttaagataacgggtgtgacacgacatgaCCTtctaagataacaggtgttacacgaaaatgacacaaacaaacaaacacgaCCTGTTTGCTAGGCCTAGCTGCAGGCCACGAGGGTGTGGGAGAAAACCCCAATCGCAGTTAGGTTTCAATTTTGGCCGAAAGGGGGGCACGGTAGCAAGCTTTAAACCCAGCAAATTTGGTTATGGGAAACGGGTCGTGGGTGCCCACATGAAGCCCAACGCAAAGCCTTGCTTCAGTTTGGGTTCGGGACAAGCCCAGCCGTTTGGGCTGGCGTGGGGGACACAAGTCTTGACACGGAAGCCCAGCAAGCAAGCCTTGCTAGCTTTGGTTTTGGACCTATGGCTTCTGGCCTATGCAAGTTTCAACCCAGGCCAAGGCTTGGTTGTGGTACGGTGTGGAGCAATAGGCACGAAAAGGGCTGCGCAAGTGGTCCAAAGGCATCATGATGATACCATACCACGGTAGTGTTGAAAAATATACCCAATTTTTCGAACCTAGggttagaaaaccctaaatatgcttctaatttattttgtatacattgactcacatattccacataacaatttaattgtgcgatgcatgaaacaaatatatatattgacaaaaatataaacacatacaatatatatatatatatatatatatatatatatatatatatatattggaaggaaaatataaacataggggggttcatgcatcatgggaaatgttttcatgcttcacggtcgtttcaaatatcttactttattttaagcatacctgattggcagaaaacaacaaaaacctttgaatttgtagaagatccttcaCAAAATGCCATAATTGTATCTCCAATGTGTTATATCACgttcaacaaagaaaattaaattgaatcaatagcatgtagatcaattcaaaataataaattaatcataaaaagaatgattaaaacgtaatactcctttgattgaagaataaattctcttgttagcgcagcgtcaagagcgtgctgataacgtgttatatgcataatttactgaacaattatgaagGCCGTATGGAGAGAGAGGGTGCGGcatatagagagagaagagagatgtgtaattctGGGTGTGCACCCCATTGTGCTTTTATTTACAGTAGTAGGAAATGTTAACTctttacccttttaggattacaacccttaataggtaatcaactcctaataggaatataagagatattccaagatatattaggatttacacaatcacattcctaatctaataggattgcAACAATCTTTTATATATACAACTACCTTCCCATTTTTCACTTTCCCcatttcttattattagtctacCAATGCAAGCCTCTTTTCTAAATtccatcttaaaaaaaaaaaaaaaaaaaaaaaaaaaaaaaaaaaaaagatcaagtgttataaaataaaaaaaactgaaaccataccgaaaccgaaccgaacaaaaCCGAACCcaaaaaatatcaaaagaaaattgaaccaaaccaaaactttggtttcggttttggcaaaaaaccgaattCACCCCTACACTCTAGCCCCTGAGTGGCTCCGCCTCTGATACATACTTTAAATTTCGACAAGGGTGAGTATCAGATACCCACAGGCTACACCCACGATACTCCCATGATACCTTTCAATACGTATTAGATACTTAGTTTGGAGTATAGTTGACCAAATGATGACACTTTCAAACACTTGTTAATTTGTTGTATTCTAAGTCAATACTATATATCATTCTCTGAAGCTCTGTGAATAGAAAGATCATCCTTTCGAGTTTGGACTGTGTTTTAACTTGGAGTGTACATATATCTGTATGCAGATCTTGGCCCCTCTTCCCATTGGTTTTGCAGTGTTCTTGGTTCACTTGGCCACCATCTCCATCACGGGAACTGGCATCAACCTAGCCAGGAGTCTTGGAGCCGCCATTGTCTACAACAAGGACCGCGCTTGGGATTACCACGTAATTGAACTAATCAAAACTAGTTAGATCATTCAGTAATTGATTTCCGGTTTATTAATGACGAAATTTATAATCCTATCTGTTCGGTTTGCAGTGGATCTTCTGGGTTGGACCATTCATTGGTGCTGCTCTTGTGGTCATCGGGCCATTCCCTTCAAGTCCAGGGGCTAATTTTCTTCCAGAGCTATAGTGTATCTCAATCTGTCCCCTCTTCTCCTTCTTCGGTGCCGCCTTCTCTCCTTTATTGATGTTTTTTATGAGAAAAATTTGTGTACATTAAGTATGCAGTACTACTTAATTGATCATGTACTCAAAGTTTGTGACATGTTTTGAATAGAGGATTCTTTTATGGGTTAAAATTTATATAGCAAAGTGATtgcttattttttttctcttctcgtGCTTTTATTATTAAACTGGCATTGTTGATGGGCTGGGTCATTTCGAAAATAACACAACACAATTCGAGAATTCGACTCGAACACGATTAGGGAAACCCGAAccgaaatgtttttttttttgttatatttattACAATCgatattattaatttaattttcaagagagaaagagaaagagagtttgAACCAACGATGCACTAACAGTTCTAATCATCAATGGAACCCATCACTTACAACACTACTcggctgttttttttttttttttgtcaaatagcAAACTTTATTAAATTCGAATTGGAATGTTTACATCTTCAGTAAGaacattaaataaaaactcCGGACCAATCGCATCCCAACGGAAGACACCTCCATGTGAGGCAACATATGAAGCAACAACATGCATAGCGGCATTTCCATTCCACTTGATAAACCCAAACCTCACCTCTTGTAATTGGGATACTAACTGACCAATATCATGAATATAGCATTCCAAAGTCGAATCCACCCCATATTTCCCATTAAGCATGCTGATTATCACCTGAGAATCCGACTCAATCTCCACATCCGCATAACCCAACTCCAAACAAGCCCATAACGCCGCACGAATAGCCGCAGCTTCCGCCATGGCCGCCGTATTGAAAAATAGTCCACCCTCCCCCCCAGCCACTTGCAACAACCCAGCAAAGTCCCGCATAACCCATCCATATCCACTTTTGCTTGTCTTAGCACACCATGCGCCATCACAGTTGACCTTCATCACCCCAAAGACCGGCCACTTCCATCATACAGTCTACCCAGCAAACAGAGCCCCACCCACGACCCTATTCCCCCTAAATTCCTTATTTGCCGCAGAGGTGCAGACTTTAAATTCCAAAAGTTGGTTTCTTACCAAATGAACCATCTCTATTGGATCATGTAAAACAGCACGAAAAAACATGTCATTCCTACTCTTCCATATTCTCCACATAATAAACACACACTCCTATAACAACTCATCCTTCCTATCATTTTCATGAAATCGTAGACATAACCCCAACCAAGTCTCATGGAAATCTCGCCCAATAATAGATGTGATATCTAACTGCAGAGAACAACAATACCATAAAACACGACTAAAATCACATGCAAAAAACAAATGGTTCTTCGTTTCCTCCGCGACACCACACATCACACAAGTATTGTCCACTTGCATTCAGCATCGAAGAAGGTTAACCCGAACTGCAAGCGAACTATTACAGCAAcgccaaataaaaaaattcattttatttGGCACagccaaattccaaatttccctCCAGACTCGATCAGCATTCTCCCGCCGACTACTACTCCCCGTCCCCTTTCTTCCAAGCTCCCCATTTGTCTACATTTCCATGGCAACACCGTACCCCATTCGAACTGTATAATTTCCATCTTTGGAATAATGCCACATGATTCTATCTGGACAACCTCCAAAACTCACAAGTAATCCCAGAATAAGAttaccctcctcctcctcaaagcATCTCCGAACCAAATCATGCCTCCAAGACCTCCCCTCGGAGTCAATCATCTCCTCCACCATTACCGGCATATCATCATGCCGCGATCGAGTTCTGAAAGTATATGGTCTAGGTAGCCACGGGTCATGGCTAATCCGAATACACCTTCCATCACCAACCCGCCACCTCATGCCTCTCTCCAGAATCCTTCTTCCTTGAATAATGCCTTTCCATCCCCACGAATACCGTCTACCTATTTTAGCCGCCATAAACGAAGAGTCCGGAAAGTATTTTGCTTTAAGAATTTGTCCCATGAGTGAACTCGGATTATGAAGGATGCGCCATCCAATCTTAGCTAAATAAGCTAGATTAAAAGACACAAGGTACCTGAATCTGAGCCCTCCAAATTTTTTCCATTGCTTCATTTTCTCCCACGAAATCCAATGCATGCCATGTTTATCCTTATTCCCCCGCCACCAAAACTTAGCAATAGCAGACTCCAATTCCTTACATAGACTCACTAGAAGTTTAAAACACGACATTGCATAATTTGGTAAGGCCATAGCAACTGCTTTAATTAGCACTTCTTTGCCTGTTGAGGAAAGAAACTGCTCCGCCCACCTATTTATTTGCCCTTCCAACGCTTCACGAACCCTTTCAAACACCGCCTTCTTCGAAGAACCAAAATCAGCCTTTATCCCCAGGTACTTACCAAACTTTTCTTTGCCCGTGATATTTATGCAACTAATAATTGCCTTCCTCTTGTTCCGCGAACATTGAGCCCCAAAATACAACGAACTCTTTGCTCGATTGATAACTTGCCCCTAGGCATCCGCATAACATTGTAAAACATCCATAACCACTCGaacttcttcctcctccaccCTACAGAAGATAACAGCATCATCGGCAAAAAATAAGTGGGATAATGAAATCCCCCCAGGTACCACCCGCATCCCATGCAAAACACCATACTCCTCTCTCTTCCGCAGCAAGGTAGAGAACCCTTCagcacaaattaaaaataaaaaatgagacACAGGATCCCGTTGCCGAAGCCCTCGCTGCGGGTGAATAAATCCAGTGAAGGCACCATTAATCAACACACTATAAGTAACCATCGTAATGCATTCCACAATTTTATTCCGAAACTCATTCGGGAAACCCAATGCTTCCATCATTGCCAATAGAAAGCTCCATTCAACACGATCATAAGCCTTCGCCATATCCAATTTCATGTACCACCAAAACATTATCCTGAATCTGCCTGCTAGCCACAAATGCCGATTGATTCGCACTGATAATATGCGGCATGGCCAACTTCATACGGTTCGTAAGAAGCTTGGCTATAACCTTATAAACCACATTGCATAACGAAATCGGTCTTAACTAAGCCATGCACCGCGGGCTAGGGACTTTAGGGATGAGAACCAAATGAATatgatttaattttttcaaGAGTTTCCCAGAGAATCAAAACGCCTTCACCATCTCCACGATATCACGACCAACCACCTCCCAATGTTCATGATAAAAACTCCACGCAAATCTATCTGGCCTTGGAGACTTATCAGGAGGAATTTGGAACATTGTTTGCCGTACCTACTCATCCGTAATCAGTTGCAACAATCTTCTCTTATCCTCAACAGATATCTGAGCCTTAACACAATTCGTTATCTCCTCAACCCTACCCGGAGTACATGTGAGGAAGAGATGTTTAAAATAATTTACTGCAATAGCATCCACTCGACTGGGCTCGGTACACCAAACCCCCTGATCATCCTCTAAACCAATGATTTTATTACACCGTCGATGTGTCGCTGTTTGAGCATGAAAAAATTTAGTATTTTCATCCCCCACTTGGATCCATTGGGTTCGAGATTTAAGCTTCCAATATAGCTCTTCTTCTCGTACCCAAGTCTGTAGCTCCTGCTCCTTACGCCGCACCTCATCATTC
Encoded proteins:
- the LOC139196857 gene encoding uncharacterized protein codes for the protein MKVNCDGAWCAKTSKSGYGWVMRDFAGLLQVAGGEGGLFFNTAAMAEAAAIRAALWACLELGYADVEIESDSQVIISMLNGKYGVDSTLECYIHDIGQLVSQLQEVRFGFIKWNGNAAMHVVASYVASHGGVFRWDAIGPEFLFNVLTEDVNIPIRI